GGGGCACGTCGGCGCATGTAGGTCGACCCACGCGGAGGTGCGAGCATGCGTAGGCCGCGCCCTCGCGCGCGTGGAAGCGAGTGCTAGCGTCCATGAACGAGAGGAGCTGCGCCGTGAGCACGCGACACAAGCCCCGCGATCCCTTCGAGGACGACGAGCACGGAACCGCGAAGCGCGACTACCCCCCGGGGTTCGTGGAGGCCCGTGGAGATCAGGCCACCGCCCGCATCCCGCGTGAGGATCTCGATCGCCTCCTCCGCCGCGAGAGCGGCACACGCCCGAAGGTGTCGATCTCGGCCTCGTCCGACCCCGAGCCTCGAGAGCCGGACGAGCCTGCCAAGGCGCTCGAGAGCGGCACGCACCTCCGCCCCGGGGCGACCCCGCGCGATGCTCGCCCGTTGACGAAGCCCACCCCCCTCGCCGTCGTGGTCCCCGAGGACCGCGCGACACGAGACGGAGCCGGAGAGCGACCGACAGAACGAGCCGGAGAGCGCGGCGAGGCCCTCGACGATCTCGCACCGATGGCCCCGCCCCCGTCCCTCGAGCGTCGCGCGATCGTATGGACGCTCGCGGCGATCGTCGGCCTCGCGGCGCTGCTCTCGGCGCTCGCATGGGTCGCGTCCCACACGAAGCGCTGAGCGCGAGCGGTTGCCGCTCAGGACGAGCCTTGAGCGCCCCGCCCTTCGTCTCGCGTTTCGAACCGCGCGAGCTCCGGTAGGCCCAGGAGCGCCGCGAGCGCCGCGTCTCCTTCGCCCTTCTCCTCGACCCTCCGAAGGGCCCGCTGCATCGCGCCGCCGGCCGAGAGGTCCCCCTCACCCACGGGGACCACTCCGTCCGGCGTCCATCGTACGAGCGTGCTCGCGAGCCTCTCGGCGGGCTCACGACGCGGGAGCGCGAGCAGCGGGGAGTGCGCGAGCGGGACGAACGCGGAGGCCGTCCTGTAGCCGATCGCCACCCTCACGACCGCGGACTTCGGGAGCTCCCGCAGGAAGTAGTCTCCCACGGGCGAGAAGACGTCGTGGTCCCTCGACCACGTGCGCGGCCCGTGCCACCCTGGCTCGACCACGAGCGCACGGAGGGAGAGCACGCCCGCCCCGCGCGCCTCGGCGACCTTCGCCAGGAGCGCCTCGCGGACCTCCCAGTAGACGAACAAGGTCTCCGGATCGACAGGGAGCGCGACGCACTCGTCGACGTCGTACTTCGGCGGGAGCGGCTCGTCGTCGAGCATCGCGGGCACCTCTTCCGGCGACGCGCTCGGCTCGGGCGACGCGCTCGGCTCGGGCGACGCGCTCGGCTCGCGGGCCTCGACGCGGGTCCCCTCGGCGGGCTCGAGCGCCTCGTCCGTCTCTCGGCTCGGGGCGTCTTCGCTCGCGGAGTGTGCATCGACGTCGCTCGCGGGCTCGGCCGACGCGAGGACCTCGGGAGCGACCTCGGCGGGGCCGGGTGTGGAGGCAGTCTCGCCACGCAAACCATCGACATTTTTAGACTTTTCGGAATCCTCTGGGGAATCGAGGGGCGCCTCTTCGGGGGGCGCGCTCGCCTTCGCGGCGGCCTCGGCGCGTTCCTTCGCGGCCTCGTCCTCGGGAGGGAGCGGCGGCTCCGGGGGCACGTACGACGGGTGCGAGAGGCGCTCGAGCAGGTCGCGCGCCTCCGAGTGGTCGGGCTCGAGCGCGAGCACCCGTTGGAGGGTGTCTTTTGCGCGCGCCGTGTGGCCTTGCGCGGCGTAGATCTGCGCGAGGGTCACCGTCGGCAGCGCGGCGGGCGGCGTCGACTTGCCGCGGGGGGGCTCGAGGTGCAGGCCGCGGATCTTGGTGGCCGCGTCGGGCAGGTGCAGCCCGCGCTCGACCACCCGCGCGACGAGATCACGCGCCAACCCGAAGAACCCGCGCGCGATGGAGACCTCGGCGCCCGCGTCGGCGTCGGCCGTGCGCAGGAGCAGCTCGTCGATGAGCTCGGGCCGCGTCAGGATACGGGGCCGGGAAATTCCGTGCGATTCGGCCAGCCGAATCAGCGCCTCACGATCGAGCCCGTCGAGCTCCGCCCGTTTCATGGTCTCCTCCGCTCACGCTTCCGCGAGAGCCTACGTTGGTACCAAAGCGCCCCTCTTCCCGGTACGAAAAAGCGCGCCCCAAGAGGCGGTCGACGGGGGCGGGTCGGGCCGCCTCGCTGCGATGGTGGACGGTACGCCGCCGTGGCGGGCCGACGGGAGCCCTCATGGACGCGCGGCCAGGCGCCGTACGTCGCGCGCGCCTTGCTCTCTCGAAGCCGAATCGCTCGTGCTAAGGAGGCGTCTCGTGTCGACGCGTTCGCCGCTCCCCGAGGTCGTGAAGGTCGTGCCGTTCGCGCGCGCGGAAGCGCGGACCGACGCCCGTCCCCAGGCCGTGGTCATCGGCAACTTCGACGGCGTGCACCGCGGACACGTCGCCGCCCTCGCCCAGATGACGGCGCTCGCGCGCGAGCGAGGCCTCGTGACGACGGTGCTCACGTTCGATCCGCACCCGGCCCTCGTGCTCGGGAAGGCCACCCCCGAGCGGCTGACCACGCTCGAGCGCCGCATCGAGCTCTTCGGCGAGCACGAGGTCGAGCGAGTGGTCGTCGCGACCTTCTCCCTCGACTTCGCCGCGACGAGCCCCGAGGCCTTCGCCGAGCAGTTTCTCTTCGGAGAGCTCGGCGCCGAGGTCGTCGTCGTCGGGGCCGATTTTCGCTTCGGGAAGGGCCGAAAAGGCGACTTCGAGACCCTCGACGCCCTCGCGCGTGCCCACGGGCGGCGCGCGTTCGCCACGGTCCTCGAGACCGACGACGAGGGCGCCATCTCGAGCACTCGCATCCGCAAGGCGCTCGGCGCCGGGCGCGTCGAGCACGCGGCCGCGCTCCTGGGGAGGCCGCACGCGTTCACGGGCACCGTCGAGCACGGCCAACACAAGGGGCGAACGATCGGCTTCCCCACGGCGAACCTCGCGCGGCTCGACGAGATGTGCCCCGCGAACGGCGTCTACGCCGTCTCGGTCGAGGTCGAAGAGGGGGCCGCGTTCCGCTGGCTCGGCCACGGCGTCATGAACATCGGCACACGCCCCACCGTGAGCGACGGCGGCAAAACGCGGCACGTCGAGATCCACGTCTTCGACGTCGACCAAGATCTCTACGGAAGGCGCGTCCGCGCCCACGTCCACGCCCGCGTGCGCGAAGAGCGCAAGTTCCCGAGCTTCGACGAGCTCCGCGCCCAAATCGAGCGCGACGCCGCGAAGGCGCGGGAGCTCACGTCGCGCCTCGAACGCTGAAGCTCTGGAGGCCCGCGCGGGCGGGCCTCAGCGAGGGAGGCACTCGGGCGGAACGGGCGCCTCGGCGCACGTGCGCTCGCCCTCGGGGGTCGTCGGAGGGACGATCTCGAGCACCGCG
The DNA window shown above is from Myxococcales bacterium and carries:
- a CDS encoding bifunctional riboflavin kinase/FAD synthetase; translated protein: MVDGTPPWRADGSPHGRAARRRTSRAPCSLEAESLVLRRRLVSTRSPLPEVVKVVPFARAEARTDARPQAVVIGNFDGVHRGHVAALAQMTALARERGLVTTVLTFDPHPALVLGKATPERLTTLERRIELFGEHEVERVVVATFSLDFAATSPEAFAEQFLFGELGAEVVVVGADFRFGKGRKGDFETLDALARAHGRRAFATVLETDDEGAISSTRIRKALGAGRVEHAAALLGRPHAFTGTVEHGQHKGRTIGFPTANLARLDEMCPANGVYAVSVEVEEGAAFRWLGHGVMNIGTRPTVSDGGKTRHVEIHVFDVDQDLYGRRVRAHVHARVREERKFPSFDELRAQIERDAAKARELTSRLER
- a CDS encoding DUF4912 domain-containing protein, yielding MKRAELDGLDREALIRLAESHGISRPRILTRPELIDELLLRTADADAGAEVSIARGFFGLARDLVARVVERGLHLPDAATKIRGLHLEPPRGKSTPPAALPTVTLAQIYAAQGHTARAKDTLQRVLALEPDHSEARDLLERLSHPSYVPPEPPLPPEDEAAKERAEAAAKASAPPEEAPLDSPEDSEKSKNVDGLRGETASTPGPAEVAPEVLASAEPASDVDAHSASEDAPSRETDEALEPAEGTRVEAREPSASPEPSASPEPSASPEEVPAMLDDEPLPPKYDVDECVALPVDPETLFVYWEVREALLAKVAEARGAGVLSLRALVVEPGWHGPRTWSRDHDVFSPVGDYFLRELPKSAVVRVAIGYRTASAFVPLAHSPLLALPRREPAERLASTLVRWTPDGVVPVGEGDLSAGGAMQRALRRVEEKGEGDAALAALLGLPELARFETRDEGRGAQGSS